One Campylobacter sp. MG1 genomic window carries:
- a CDS encoding LptF/LptG family permease, with amino-acid sequence MIKKYLFRQFISSFLSVFVTLFIISSIIILFQIAKITSYIELSLYELFKLYALMSVKLILFTIPISFFISCFMCILRLSKENEIIMLFSLGYSPKVILNFFNTIAIVISTILIIISLIFIPISFSLYDNFIDYKKAFSQINLKSNNFGQKIGNYIYFSDEFNEDIYKNIIIYVPKTDETNKQILIAKTGKIINDNSKITFKLDDVKIYNFKQNLEFLQIKELTFNSLIKSQNSGINSIKEYWKNYKEPSKSKELVIYILLSLLPITCVKFALAFSIISSRYEKSHEYLAILIFLLIYLTPMSLLLQYHFYTILLVFSISYLISHVCFKKKILEKY; translated from the coding sequence ATGATTAAAAAATATTTATTTAGACAATTTATTAGTTCATTCTTGTCTGTATTCGTAACATTGTTTATTATTAGTTCTATAATAATTTTATTTCAAATAGCAAAAATTACCTCTTATATAGAATTAAGTCTATATGAATTATTTAAATTATATGCATTAATGAGTGTTAAATTAATTTTATTTACAATACCTATAAGTTTTTTTATATCGTGCTTTATGTGTATTTTAAGATTATCTAAAGAAAATGAAATAATAATGTTATTTTCTTTAGGATATTCTCCTAAAGTAATATTAAATTTTTTCAATACTATAGCCATAGTAATAAGCACAATTTTGATAATTATTAGTTTAATTTTTATACCAATTAGTTTTTCTTTATATGATAATTTTATAGACTATAAAAAAGCATTCTCACAAATAAATTTAAAAAGTAATAATTTTGGACAAAAAATAGGAAATTATATATATTTTAGTGATGAATTTAATGAAGATATTTATAAAAATATAATCATATATGTACCTAAAACTGATGAAACAAACAAACAAATTCTAATAGCAAAAACTGGAAAAATTATTAATGATAATAGTAAGATTACTTTTAAATTAGATGATGTTAAAATATATAATTTTAAACAAAATTTAGAATTTTTACAAATAAAAGAACTTACATTTAATTCATTAATTAAATCTCAAAACAGTGGAATAAATTCAATCAAAGAATATTGGAAAAACTATAAAGAACCATCAAAATCAAAAGAATTAGTAATATATATTTTACTTAGCTTATTACCAATCACATGTGTTAAATTTGCACTAGCTTTTAGTATAATTAGCTCTCGCTATGAAAAAAGCCATGAATATTTAGCAATTTTAATATTTTTATTAATATATTTAACTCCTATGAGCTTACTATTACAATATCATTTTTATACAATACTCTTAGTATTTTCAATATCTTATTTAATATCTCATG